One segment of Solanum lycopersicum chromosome 1, SLM_r2.1 DNA contains the following:
- the LOC101259290 gene encoding transcription factor bHLH96-like encodes MALEAITQQQQYLYALLGTTNWSIDSGSDYYNNNEFVPNHQNVTAPQEYEDYSNWNLPAPLLVDSQNEFHQWGQNCSSVLDHNFTIVDQQEQLESPIEMSSSTTRPRRRRTRTKKNDEEIENQRITHIAVERNRRKQMNDYLSVLRTLMPESYVQRGDQASIVSGAINYVKELEQQLQFLSGKKHLTSQNQEANGETSPFSEFFSIPQYSTTITAAAAATTTSENVCCENEYYRNQQLPATADIEVTMVENHANLKIRSKKRPRLLPTIISGLESLRLTVLHLNVSKVDQFVLCSLSLKVEEDCKMNSVEDIAAVVNQILSRIHEEAN; translated from the exons ATGGCTCTAGAAGCTATAacgcaacaacaacaatatcttTATGCTTTACTCGGAACTACAAATTGGAGTATTGATTCTGGCTCTGATTATTACAACAATAATGAATTTGTTCCGAATCATCAAAATGTAACAGCACCTCAAGAGTACGAGGACTACTCAAATTGGAATTTGCCAGCTCCATTATTAGTAGATTCCCAAAATGAATTTCATCAATGGGGTCAAAATTGTTCCTCTGTTTTAGATCATAATTTTACAATTGTGGATCAACAGGAACAGTTGGAGTCTCCAATCGAAATGTCTAGTAGTACAACTAGACcacgaagaagaagaacaagaacaaAGAAGAATGACGAAGAGATTGAGAATCAACGAATTACACACATTGCTGTTGAACGAAATCGTCGAAAACAGATGAATGACTACCTCTCTGTTCTCCGTACTCTCATGCCTGAATCTTATGTCCAAAGG gGTGATCAAGCATCAATTGTTAGTGGTGCAATTAACTATGTGAAAGAGCTAGAGCAACAACTTCAATTCCTTAGTGGTAAGAAGCATTTGACAAGTCAAAATCAAGAAGCAAATGGTGAAACTTCTCCATTTTCTGAATTCTTTAGCATTCCACAGTACTCCACAACCATcactgctgctgctgctgctactACTACTAGTGAAAATGTATGTTGTGAGAATGAATATTACAGGAACCAGCAGCTACCAGCAACAGCTGATATAGAAGTTACAATGGTGGAAAATCATGCAAATCTGAAAATCAGATCAAAAAAGAGGCCAAGATTGCTTCCTACAATTATTTCAGGGCTTGAAAGTCTTAGGCTAACTGTTCTTCATCTCAATGTTTCAAAAGTTGACCAGTTTGTCCTCTGTTCTCTCAGTTTGAAG GTAGAGGAAGATTGCAAGATGAATTCAGTGGAAGACATAGCAGCTGTTGTGAATCAGATTTTAAGTAGGATCCACGAAGAGGCTAATTAA